From Pantoea sp. Ep11b, the proteins below share one genomic window:
- the glgA gene encoding glycogen synthase GlgA — MQVLHVCSELFPLLKTGGLADVVGALPQAQIAGGTDTRVLLPAFPALRKGIPDLQVVTERETFAGHMRLLFGEFNGVGIYLIDAPDLYDRPGSPYHDESQFAYVDNYLRFALLGWVGCELACGMDSMWRPDIVHAHDWHAGLTCAYLETRGRPAKSVFTVHNLAYQGLFSAHHMDQIGLPWSFFNMHGLEFYGQISFLKAGLFYADHVTAVSPTYAHEITSAEYGYGMETLLAQRMREGRLSGILNGVDPSIWDPAHDLLLSARYNRDTLEAKAENKRQLQVAMGLKVDDKAPVFCVISRLTKQKGLDLVLEALPGLLAQGGQLVLLGQGDAELQQGFLAAAAEHPGSVGVQIGYHEAFSHRIVGGADVIVVPSRFEPCGLTQLYGLKYGTLPLVRRTGGLADTVNDSSLENLADGIASGFSFEDANAWSLLRAIRRAFVLWSRPSLWRYVQRQAMGMDFSWQVAAQAYRDLYQRLM, encoded by the coding sequence ATGCAGGTTTTACATGTCTGTTCAGAACTTTTCCCGCTGCTGAAAACGGGCGGACTGGCTGATGTAGTCGGGGCATTACCTCAGGCGCAGATTGCGGGTGGTACGGATACGCGGGTACTGTTGCCCGCTTTTCCCGCATTGCGCAAAGGCATACCTGATCTCCAGGTAGTGACAGAGCGAGAGACATTTGCCGGTCATATGCGTCTGCTTTTTGGTGAATTTAACGGTGTGGGCATCTACTTAATCGATGCGCCTGATCTCTACGACCGTCCCGGCAGTCCCTATCATGACGAGTCGCAGTTTGCCTATGTCGACAACTACCTGCGCTTTGCGCTGCTGGGCTGGGTCGGCTGTGAACTGGCGTGCGGCATGGATTCCATGTGGCGTCCCGATATCGTGCATGCTCACGACTGGCATGCCGGCCTGACCTGCGCCTATCTGGAAACGCGCGGTCGTCCGGCCAAATCGGTCTTTACCGTGCATAACCTGGCCTATCAGGGGCTGTTCTCGGCGCACCACATGGACCAGATTGGCCTGCCGTGGTCGTTCTTTAACATGCATGGGCTGGAGTTTTACGGCCAGATCTCCTTCCTGAAAGCGGGACTCTTCTACGCCGACCATGTGACGGCGGTCAGCCCGACCTATGCCCATGAGATTACCTCGGCAGAATATGGCTACGGCATGGAGACCCTGCTGGCACAGCGGATGCGGGAAGGGCGTCTGAGCGGGATCCTTAACGGGGTCGATCCCTCTATCTGGGACCCGGCGCACGACCTGCTGCTCAGCGCGCGCTACAACCGCGACACGCTGGAAGCAAAGGCTGAAAACAAACGTCAGCTGCAGGTGGCGATGGGTCTCAAGGTCGATGACAAAGCGCCGGTGTTCTGCGTTATCAGCCGTCTGACCAAACAGAAAGGGCTGGACCTGGTGCTGGAGGCGCTGCCCGGCCTGCTGGCGCAGGGCGGTCAGCTGGTGCTGCTGGGACAGGGCGATGCCGAGCTGCAGCAGGGCTTCCTGGCCGCGGCAGCAGAGCATCCGGGCAGCGTTGGTGTGCAGATTGGCTATCACGAGGCGTTCTCTCACCGCATTGTCGGCGGGGCGGATGTGATCGTGGTGCCAAGTCGCTTTGAGCCCTGTGGTCTGACACAACTTTATGGCCTGAAGTATGGTACGTTGCCTTTAGTGCGCCGCACGGGTGGCCTGGCCGATACCGTCAACGACAGTTCGTTAGAGAACCTGGCCGACGGTATCGCCAGCGGATTCAGTTTTGAAGACGCCAATGCCTGGTCGCTGCTTCGGGCTATCCGGCGCGCGTTTGTATTGTGGTCCCGTCCGTCACTCTGGCGTTACGTTCAGCGCCAGGCGATGGGTATGGACTTTAGCTGGCAGGTGGCGGCACAAGCCTACCGTGATCTCTACCAACGTTTGATGTAA
- the mdcH gene encoding malonate decarboxylase subunit epsilon — protein sequence MKILFTFPGQGTQRAGMLQHLPDGDALLSQARAVLGDEANRLDSAEALRHTRAVQLSLLICGVAWARELIRRGVAPDIVSGLSIGAFPAAVIAGALDFADALQLVARRGDLMEQAYPQGYGLTAIAGLTLNRLEPLLSGSHTYLANLNAETQIVIAGRDEDMARVAQKALEAGASKAIKLAVSVPSHCALLDEPAAELARAFESVTLSRPRCAYLSGSTGRVIHDPARIADDLAFNMARTVQWHDAMVAANQRDARLAIEMPPGNVLTGLTLQAGWQGDAICMERNSIEVALHLAKRLDR from the coding sequence ATGAAAATACTCTTTACCTTTCCCGGTCAGGGCACCCAGCGTGCCGGTATGCTGCAGCATCTGCCCGACGGCGATGCGCTGTTAAGCCAGGCGCGCGCGGTACTGGGCGACGAGGCCAATCGGCTCGACAGTGCAGAGGCGCTGCGCCACACCCGTGCGGTGCAGCTCTCGCTGCTGATTTGCGGTGTTGCCTGGGCGCGTGAGCTGATTCGCCGGGGCGTGGCGCCCGATATCGTCAGCGGCCTGTCGATCGGCGCATTTCCTGCGGCGGTGATTGCGGGGGCACTCGATTTTGCGGATGCCCTGCAGCTGGTTGCACGGCGTGGCGATCTGATGGAGCAGGCCTATCCGCAGGGGTATGGCCTGACCGCGATCGCCGGCTTAACGCTGAACCGTCTGGAGCCCCTGCTGTCGGGCAGCCATACCTATCTCGCCAATCTCAACGCCGAGACACAGATTGTGATTGCCGGACGCGATGAGGATATGGCGAGGGTCGCGCAGAAAGCACTGGAGGCCGGTGCCAGCAAAGCGATTAAGCTCGCGGTGAGCGTGCCGTCGCACTGCGCCCTGCTGGACGAGCCTGCCGCCGAACTGGCGCGCGCCTTTGAGTCTGTAACGCTCTCCCGGCCCCGCTGTGCCTACCTCAGCGGGTCCACCGGACGGGTTATCCACGATCCCGCCAGGATAGCCGACGATCTCGCCTTCAATATGGCGCGCACCGTGCAGTGGCACGATGCGATGGTCGCCGCTAATCAGCGCGATGCCCGGCTGGCGATTGAGATGCCGCCCGGCAATGTTCTGACGGGTCTGACGCTGCAGGCGGGCTGGCAGGGAGACGCGATCTGCATGGAGCGCAACAGCATTGAGGTTGCACTTCATCTGGCTAAACGGCTGGATCGGTAA
- the glgP gene encoding glycogen phosphorylase, with product MNAPFTYASPTLTVDALKHSIAYKLMFTIGKDPSIANKHEWLNASLLAVRDRMVERWLRSSRAQLSQDVRQVYYLSMEFLMGRTLGNALLAMGIYDDLNQALDEMGLDLAELMEEENDPGLGNGGLGRLAACFLDSLATLGMPGRGYGIRYDYGMFKQNIVEGEQKESPDYWLEYGNPWEFQRFNTRYKVRFGGRVQHEGTKVRWLETEEILAMAYDQIIPGYDTDATNTLRLWGAQASNEINLGKFNQGDYFAAVEDKNHSENVSRVLYPDDSTYSGRELRLRQEYFLVSATVQDILNRHWRMHQTWDNLADKIAIHLNDTHPVLAIPELMRLLIDEHKFSWDSAFDVCCQVFSYTNHTLMSEALETWPVDMIGKILPRHLSIIFEINDFFLKTVQDHYPDDIDLLSRISIIDENDGRRVRMAWLAVVVSHKVNGVSELHSNLMVQSLFADFSRLFPGRFCNKTNGVTPRRWLALANPALSEVLDDEIGRNWRTDLSQLGELKAQIDYPAFIEKVAVAKHQNKRRLASWVAKNLDVVLDPNALFDVQIKRIHEYKRQLLNVLHVITRYNRIKADPQADWVPRVNIFAGKAASAYYVAKHIIHLINDVANVINNDPQVKNKLKVVFIPNYSVSLAQIIIPAADLSEQISTAGTEASGTSNMKFALNGALTIGTLDGANVEMLDHVGEENIFIFGNTTPQVEALRKKGYNPRDYYEGDEELHQVLTQIASGVFSPQEPGRYRNLFDSLVNFGDHYQLLADYRSYVDTQDKVDALYRKPDEWQRRAARNIAGMGYFSSDRTIQEYADEIWNITPVRL from the coding sequence ATGAACGCACCTTTCACTTACGCCTCACCAACGTTGACGGTTGATGCCTTAAAGCATTCGATTGCCTACAAGCTGATGTTTACCATCGGCAAAGATCCCTCTATCGCCAATAAACATGAGTGGCTCAACGCCTCACTGCTGGCGGTGCGCGACCGGATGGTCGAGCGCTGGCTGCGTTCCAGCCGTGCCCAGCTCTCTCAGGATGTCCGCCAGGTCTATTACCTGTCGATGGAGTTCCTGATGGGCCGCACGCTGGGCAATGCGCTGCTGGCGATGGGGATCTATGACGATCTCAACCAGGCACTGGATGAGATGGGTCTGGATCTGGCCGAGCTGATGGAAGAGGAGAACGATCCGGGGCTGGGCAACGGCGGCCTGGGGCGTCTGGCGGCCTGCTTCCTCGACTCACTGGCGACGCTGGGTATGCCGGGCCGGGGTTACGGCATCCGCTATGACTACGGCATGTTCAAACAGAACATCGTGGAAGGTGAGCAGAAAGAGTCGCCGGATTACTGGCTGGAATATGGTAATCCGTGGGAGTTCCAGCGTTTCAACACCCGTTACAAAGTTCGTTTCGGTGGCCGTGTTCAGCATGAAGGCACCAAAGTGCGCTGGCTGGAGACCGAAGAGATCCTGGCGATGGCCTATGACCAGATCATCCCGGGTTACGACACCGACGCCACCAATACGCTGCGGCTGTGGGGGGCGCAGGCCAGCAACGAGATCAATCTCGGCAAGTTCAACCAGGGTGACTACTTCGCGGCGGTGGAAGATAAAAACCACTCCGAAAACGTCTCACGGGTGCTCTACCCGGATGACTCGACCTACTCCGGGCGCGAGCTGCGTCTGCGTCAGGAATATTTCCTGGTCTCTGCCACGGTGCAGGATATCCTGAATCGCCACTGGCGAATGCATCAGACCTGGGACAACCTGGCGGATAAAATTGCCATTCACCTGAATGACACGCATCCGGTGCTGGCGATCCCCGAACTGATGCGCCTGCTGATCGACGAGCATAAGTTCAGCTGGGACAGCGCCTTCGACGTCTGCTGTCAGGTCTTCTCCTACACCAACCACACGCTGATGAGCGAGGCGCTGGAGACCTGGCCGGTAGATATGATCGGTAAGATCCTGCCGCGCCATCTCAGCATCATTTTTGAGATCAACGACTTCTTCCTGAAGACCGTGCAGGATCACTATCCCGATGACATCGATCTGCTGTCGCGCATTTCGATCATTGACGAAAACGATGGCCGCCGGGTGCGTATGGCCTGGCTGGCGGTAGTCGTCAGCCACAAGGTCAACGGTGTCTCCGAGCTGCACTCGAATCTGATGGTGCAGTCGCTGTTTGCCGATTTCTCCCGTCTGTTCCCCGGTCGCTTCTGTAACAAGACCAACGGCGTGACGCCACGTCGCTGGCTGGCGCTGGCGAACCCGGCGCTCTCTGAGGTGCTGGACGACGAGATTGGCCGCAACTGGCGTACCGATCTCAGCCAGCTCGGCGAGCTGAAAGCGCAGATCGACTATCCGGCCTTTATCGAAAAGGTGGCGGTGGCCAAGCATCAGAATAAGCGGCGACTGGCCAGCTGGGTGGCGAAGAATCTGGATGTGGTGCTCGATCCGAATGCGCTGTTCGATGTGCAGATCAAGCGTATTCATGAGTACAAACGTCAGCTGCTCAATGTCCTGCATGTGATCACGCGATACAACCGTATCAAGGCCGATCCGCAGGCTGACTGGGTGCCGCGCGTCAACATCTTTGCCGGGAAAGCGGCGTCGGCCTACTACGTCGCCAAACACATCATTCATCTGATCAACGATGTCGCTAACGTGATCAACAACGATCCGCAGGTGAAGAACAAGCTGAAGGTTGTCTTTATCCCGAACTACAGCGTCAGCCTGGCGCAGATCATTATCCCGGCGGCCGATCTCTCCGAGCAGATTTCGACGGCAGGAACGGAAGCGTCCGGCACCAGTAACATGAAGTTTGCGCTGAACGGCGCCCTGACCATTGGCACGCTGGATGGGGCGAACGTTGAGATGCTGGATCACGTCGGCGAAGAGAACATCTTTATCTTCGGGAACACCACGCCGCAGGTCGAAGCCCTGCGTAAAAAGGGCTACAACCCGCGTGACTACTATGAAGGCGATGAGGAGCTGCATCAGGTGCTGACCCAGATTGCCTCGGGCGTCTTCAGTCCGCAGGAGCCAGGCCGCTACCGCAATCTGTTCGATTCGCTGGTCAACTTCGGCGACCACTACCAGTTACTGGCGGATTATCGCAGCTACGTGGACACCCAGGATAAGGTGGACGCGCTCTACCGTAAACCGGATGAGTGGCAGCGTCGCGCGGCCAGAAACATCGCCGGAATGGGCTACTTCTCGTCAGATCGTACCATTCAGGAGTACGCCGACGAGATCTGGAACATTACGCCGGTCAGGTTGTAA
- the glgC gene encoding glucose-1-phosphate adenylyltransferase → MVKLDRTDHLMLARQLPTQTVALILAGGRGTRLVDLTAKRAKPAVHFGGKFRIIDFALSNCVNSGIRRIGVITQYQSHTLTQHIQRGWSIFNEEMNEFVDLLPAQQRFSTEQWYRGTADAVTQNLDVIRRYQAQYIVILAGDHIYKMDYSRMLLDHVVNEAKCTIACLPVPVHEATAFGVMAVDEENMVIDFVEKPAKPPTMPGDDTQSLASMGIYVFNADYLYELLEEDLQTPGSNHDFGKDILPKIVASGEGYAHSFALSCVQNDDNAPPYWRDVGTLEAYWRANLDLASVMPELDMYDVTWPIRTHMEPLPPAKFVQDRSGSHGMTMNSLVSGGCIISGSVVVNSVLFPRVRVNSFCNIDSTVLLPDVVVGRSCRLRRCVIDRACELPEGMVIGENPDEDSRRFHRSDEGIVLVTRAMLARLAKAGL, encoded by the coding sequence ATGGTTAAGTTAGATAGAACAGATCACCTGATGCTGGCTCGCCAGCTCCCTACACAGACGGTTGCTCTGATCCTCGCCGGCGGACGCGGCACACGACTGGTCGATTTAACGGCCAAGCGTGCCAAACCGGCGGTGCATTTCGGCGGCAAATTCCGCATTATCGACTTTGCCCTCTCCAACTGCGTCAACTCCGGTATCCGACGGATTGGCGTGATTACGCAATATCAGTCTCACACCCTGACTCAGCATATCCAGCGCGGCTGGTCGATCTTCAACGAAGAGATGAATGAGTTTGTCGATTTGCTGCCAGCGCAGCAGCGTTTTTCGACCGAACAGTGGTATCGCGGCACGGCAGATGCGGTGACGCAAAACCTTGATGTGATTCGCCGCTATCAGGCGCAGTACATCGTGATCCTCGCCGGGGACCACATTTATAAGATGGATTACTCCCGCATGCTGCTGGACCATGTGGTGAACGAGGCGAAATGTACCATCGCCTGTCTGCCCGTACCGGTGCATGAAGCCACCGCCTTTGGCGTGATGGCGGTGGATGAAGAGAACATGGTGATCGACTTCGTGGAAAAACCCGCGAAGCCGCCCACCATGCCAGGTGATGACACGCAGTCGCTCGCCAGCATGGGGATCTACGTGTTCAACGCGGATTATCTCTATGAACTGCTGGAAGAGGATCTGCAGACGCCAGGCTCCAACCACGATTTCGGCAAAGATATCCTGCCGAAAATCGTAGCCAGCGGTGAAGGCTACGCGCACTCCTTTGCGCTCTCCTGCGTGCAGAATGATGACAACGCGCCGCCTTACTGGCGCGATGTCGGCACGCTGGAAGCCTACTGGCGCGCCAATCTCGACCTGGCCTCTGTGATGCCAGAGCTCGATATGTATGACGTTACCTGGCCGATCCGTACCCATATGGAGCCGCTGCCGCCCGCCAAATTTGTTCAGGATCGTTCCGGCAGTCACGGGATGACCATGAATTCGCTGGTGTCGGGTGGCTGCATCATCTCCGGGTCGGTGGTGGTCAATTCTGTCCTGTTCCCCCGGGTTCGCGTGAACTCATTTTGCAATATTGATTCAACCGTACTGCTGCCTGATGTGGTTGTTGGCCGTTCCTGTCGTCTGCGTCGCTGCGTGATCGATCGCGCCTGCGAGTTGCCGGAAGGCATGGTCATTGGCGAAAACCCTGATGAAGACAGTCGTCGGTTTCACCGTTCGGATGAAGGAATCGTGCTGGTTACCCGCGCCATGCTGGCCAGACTGGCCAAAGCGGGGCTGTAA
- a CDS encoding malonate decarboxylase holo-ACP synthase codes for MCDPRPHDLLWLRTRSALASLQESWVRQQWHPDLPVVVRRDHRASGLIPIGVRGERREQRAAGWIPPADISRIVTPESLAERASLLASPFAACAPVSAAIVLSGTRWPWRWGITGSTGYALATQRPTLHAASDLDVVIRAPQPLPREALQQWQALTATLACRTDTQVETPSGAFALDEWLRRGRVLLKTDTGPRLTASPWSREDQ; via the coding sequence ATGTGTGATCCGCGCCCCCACGATTTGCTCTGGCTGCGAACCCGCAGTGCGTTAGCCTCGCTCCAGGAGAGCTGGGTCAGGCAGCAGTGGCATCCCGACCTGCCCGTGGTGGTGCGGCGCGATCACCGGGCGTCCGGGCTAATCCCGATTGGCGTGCGCGGCGAGCGCCGTGAGCAGCGCGCCGCCGGCTGGATCCCGCCAGCCGATATCAGCCGGATCGTGACGCCGGAGAGCCTGGCTGAGCGGGCATCCCTGCTGGCTTCGCCTTTCGCCGCCTGTGCGCCGGTCAGCGCAGCGATAGTGCTCAGCGGAACCCGCTGGCCGTGGCGCTGGGGCATCACCGGCAGCACCGGTTATGCGCTGGCGACACAGCGCCCCACGCTGCACGCCGCCAGCGATCTGGATGTTGTGATCCGCGCCCCGCAGCCGCTGCCCCGTGAGGCACTGCAGCAATGGCAGGCGCTGACCGCGACGCTGGCGTGCCGGACAGATACGCAGGTGGAAACGCCGTCTGGCGCGTTTGCCCTGGATGAGTGGCTGCGGAGAGGCCGGGTGCTGCTGAAAACCGACACCGGCCCGCGGCTGACCGCTTCCCCCTGGAGCAGAGAGGATCAATGA
- a CDS encoding LysR family transcriptional regulator → MSDNINQEITFRKLSVFMMFMSKGNIARTAEALDLSSVSVHRALHTLEEGIDCPLFIHKGRNLVPMPAAWTLLEYCRDVTTLMGKGIEEARKVAGIGGGRLRLGTLYSLTLETIPRLIMGMKLRRPTLELDLTMGSNQTLLAMLEDDVLDAILIATDKDELNDTRFDVIPLFEDRIFLAAPAGETRNGSGPVDLRDYADRDFVSLAEGFATYTGSQEAFQIAGFEPRMVTRVNDIFSMISLVQAGIGLALIPGRMKKVYENNIQLLTLAEPYQMCQQIAIVYSHRRERDQDLLALAAEGRMYARTLTDPAV, encoded by the coding sequence ATGAGTGACAACATCAACCAGGAAATTACCTTTCGTAAACTCAGCGTTTTTATGATGTTTATGAGTAAGGGCAATATCGCGAGGACGGCGGAGGCGCTCGATCTGAGCAGCGTCAGCGTGCATCGCGCACTGCACACGCTGGAGGAGGGGATCGACTGCCCGCTGTTTATCCACAAGGGCCGCAACCTGGTGCCGATGCCGGCCGCGTGGACCCTGCTGGAGTACTGTCGCGATGTGACCACGCTGATGGGGAAGGGTATCGAAGAGGCGCGCAAGGTGGCGGGCATCGGCGGCGGACGGCTGCGGCTGGGCACGCTCTACTCGCTGACGCTGGAGACCATTCCGCGCCTGATCATGGGGATGAAGCTGCGGCGACCCACGCTGGAACTCGACCTGACCATGGGTTCCAATCAGACGCTGCTGGCTATGCTGGAAGATGATGTGCTGGATGCGATCCTGATCGCCACCGATAAGGACGAGCTGAATGACACACGGTTCGATGTCATCCCGCTGTTTGAAGATCGGATCTTCCTGGCCGCGCCAGCTGGCGAGACGCGGAACGGCAGCGGGCCGGTCGACCTGCGTGACTATGCTGACCGCGATTTTGTCTCGCTGGCAGAAGGCTTTGCGACTTACACCGGTTCGCAGGAGGCGTTTCAGATCGCCGGATTCGAACCGCGGATGGTGACCCGGGTCAACGACATCTTCTCAATGATAAGTCTGGTGCAGGCGGGCATCGGGCTGGCGCTGATTCCGGGGCGCATGAAAAAAGTCTATGAGAACAATATTCAGCTGCTGACGCTCGCAGAGCCCTATCAGATGTGTCAGCAGATCGCGATCGTCTATTCACACCGGCGCGAACGCGATCAGGATCTGCTGGCGCTGGCGGCAGAAGGGCGGATGTACGCCCGCACCCTTACCGATCCAGCCGTTTAG
- a CDS encoding AEC family transporter — protein MIYTIVHALAPIFVIMLLGFWAGKAGMVNNKDVSLLNIFVMDFALPAALFSATVQTPWSGIVAQSPLIVVLTGAMWIVYAALYFLATRVFKKSPQDAAVLTLTVALPNYAALGLPILGSVLGEGSATSLSVAVSIACGSVLMTPFCLLILEREKARSAGENAGSTLAMLPVLMWRSIKKPIVWGPLLGVVLSAFGLRMPELVISAIKPLGLSATAAALFLTGVILSARKLKFNAVVGLGTVAKLLIQPFVAWGLVLVMGLHGSVAITAILMIALSAGFFGVVFGNRFGVQSPDAEAVLLLSSLLSVLSLPLFITLTSGM, from the coding sequence ATGATCTATACAATTGTTCATGCCCTTGCGCCAATCTTCGTCATTATGCTGCTCGGTTTCTGGGCGGGTAAGGCCGGAATGGTTAATAACAAAGATGTCTCGCTGCTCAATATTTTCGTGATGGATTTTGCGCTACCTGCCGCGCTGTTCAGCGCCACGGTTCAGACACCGTGGTCGGGCATCGTCGCACAGTCGCCGCTGATTGTGGTCTTAACCGGCGCGATGTGGATTGTCTATGCGGCGCTCTATTTCCTGGCGACCCGCGTCTTTAAAAAGTCGCCGCAGGATGCCGCGGTGCTGACCCTGACGGTCGCCCTGCCGAACTACGCCGCGCTGGGCCTGCCGATTCTGGGCAGCGTGCTGGGCGAAGGCTCTGCAACCTCCCTGTCTGTGGCGGTTTCGATTGCCTGCGGCTCAGTGCTGATGACGCCATTCTGTCTGCTGATCCTGGAGCGGGAAAAAGCGCGCAGCGCCGGTGAAAATGCCGGTTCGACACTGGCCATGCTGCCGGTTCTGATGTGGCGCTCGATTAAGAAACCGATCGTCTGGGGGCCGCTGCTGGGCGTGGTGCTGAGCGCATTCGGTCTCAGAATGCCGGAACTGGTGATCTCGGCGATTAAACCGCTGGGTCTGTCGGCCACCGCCGCCGCCCTGTTCCTGACCGGCGTGATCCTCTCTGCCCGCAAACTGAAATTCAATGCTGTCGTAGGTCTCGGCACCGTCGCCAAGCTGCTGATCCAGCCTTTTGTGGCCTGGGGTCTGGTGCTGGTCATGGGCCTTCACGGTTCGGTGGCGATCACCGCTATCCTGATGATTGCGCTGTCGGCCGGTTTCTTCGGTGTGGTATTTGGCAATCGCTTTGGCGTACAGTCACCCGATGCGGAAGCCGTGCTGCTGCTCAGTTCGCTTCTCTCTGTTTTATCGTTACCGCTGTTCATTACGCTGACATCAGGAATGTAA
- the glgX gene encoding glycogen debranching protein GlgX, translating to MIITAGDPEPLGASYDGKGVNFTLFSQHAGRVELCLFDEEGAEVRFDLPGRSGDIWHGYIPALKPGQRYGYRVHGPWAPAQGHRFNPAKLLVDPCARAVEGDVPDDPLFYGGDTQPDPHDNAAIAPKSRVVAEDFDWQDDVAPRIPWGNTIIYEAHVRGLTLLHPEIPETLRGTYAALGHPVMVDYLRQLGITTLELLPVAHFASEPRLLQLGLSNYWGYNPFALWAVDPRYGSGQPGVTPLQEFQQAVKNLHAAGIEVVLDVVFNHTAELDEIGPTLSMRGIDNASYYWLDEQGGYQNWTGCGNTLNIHHPQVMAWTLEALRYWVRVCHVDGFRFDLAPVLGRTPDYQRDAPFFAAIRACPLLSQVKLIAEPWDIGPDGYQAGRFPPPFAEWNDQFRDTARRYWLHGALSNGEFARRFAASSDLYQHDGRAPHATVNLITAHDGFTLWDVVSFERKHNEANGEDNRDGHGDNYSHNHGKEGLNVTYDVVERRRRSVRALLTTLLLSQGTPMLLAGDERGHTQRGNNNAYCQDNALSWLDWRADEKGLVGFTAALIRLRQRIPALTADRWWQDGDGNVQWLNAGGQPLQHDEWAQGMHRLQILLSGRWLITINATDKVNDIVLPDGEWRALPPFAGDDNPILLTVWHGPAHGVCVFQKQS from the coding sequence ATGATCATCACTGCCGGCGATCCCGAACCGCTGGGTGCCAGTTACGATGGCAAAGGCGTTAACTTCACCCTCTTTTCCCAGCACGCCGGGCGCGTAGAGCTCTGCCTGTTTGATGAAGAGGGCGCAGAAGTGCGCTTTGACCTGCCTGGCCGCAGTGGGGATATCTGGCATGGATACATTCCGGCACTCAAGCCCGGACAACGCTACGGCTATCGGGTGCATGGCCCCTGGGCACCGGCGCAGGGGCACCGCTTTAATCCGGCGAAGCTGCTGGTCGATCCCTGCGCTCGCGCGGTTGAGGGCGATGTACCGGACGATCCGCTGTTTTATGGCGGCGACACGCAGCCCGACCCGCATGACAATGCGGCGATTGCGCCGAAGTCACGGGTCGTTGCGGAAGACTTTGACTGGCAGGACGATGTCGCGCCACGCATCCCGTGGGGCAATACGATTATCTATGAGGCCCACGTTCGCGGTCTGACGCTGCTGCATCCGGAAATTCCGGAAACGCTGCGCGGGACTTACGCGGCGCTGGGTCATCCTGTTATGGTGGATTACCTGCGTCAGCTCGGGATTACCACCCTGGAGCTGCTGCCGGTGGCGCATTTCGCCAGCGAACCGCGGCTGCTGCAGCTCGGCCTCAGCAACTACTGGGGTTACAACCCCTTTGCGCTCTGGGCCGTTGACCCGCGTTACGGCTCCGGCCAGCCGGGGGTAACGCCGTTGCAGGAGTTTCAGCAGGCGGTGAAAAACCTGCACGCTGCGGGCATCGAAGTGGTGCTGGATGTGGTGTTTAACCACACCGCCGAACTGGATGAGATTGGCCCGACCCTCTCCATGCGGGGCATTGATAACGCCAGCTACTACTGGCTGGATGAGCAGGGCGGTTATCAGAACTGGACCGGCTGCGGCAACACGCTGAACATCCACCATCCGCAGGTGATGGCGTGGACGTTAGAGGCGCTGCGCTACTGGGTCAGGGTCTGCCATGTCGACGGTTTCCGCTTCGACCTGGCCCCGGTACTGGGCCGCACACCTGATTACCAGCGCGATGCGCCCTTTTTTGCCGCGATTCGTGCCTGTCCGCTGCTCTCTCAGGTCAAGCTGATAGCCGAACCCTGGGACATCGGTCCTGACGGCTATCAGGCAGGCCGTTTTCCGCCGCCGTTTGCCGAATGGAACGATCAGTTTCGTGACACCGCACGTCGTTACTGGTTGCACGGCGCATTAAGTAACGGCGAGTTTGCCCGCCGCTTTGCTGCCTCAAGCGATCTCTACCAGCACGATGGCCGGGCGCCGCACGCGACGGTTAACCTGATTACCGCCCATGACGGTTTTACGCTCTGGGACGTGGTGAGCTTCGAACGCAAACACAACGAAGCGAACGGGGAAGATAACCGCGATGGTCACGGCGATAACTACAGCCACAACCACGGCAAAGAGGGGCTGAACGTCACGTATGACGTGGTTGAGCGGCGTCGCCGCAGCGTGCGGGCATTGCTGACCACGCTGCTGCTGTCGCAGGGCACACCCATGCTGCTGGCGGGCGACGAACGTGGCCATACGCAGCGTGGCAATAACAACGCCTACTGTCAGGACAACGCCCTGAGCTGGCTTGACTGGCGGGCGGATGAGAAGGGATTAGTCGGATTTACCGCCGCACTGATTCGTCTGCGTCAGCGCATTCCGGCGCTGACCGCAGACCGCTGGTGGCAGGACGGTGACGGCAATGTGCAGTGGCTCAATGCCGGTGGCCAGCCACTGCAACACGATGAATGGGCGCAGGGGATGCACAGATTGCAGATCCTGCTGTCCGGCCGCTGGTTAATAACAATAAACGCCACGGATAAGGTGAATGACATCGTGTTACCAGACGGAGAATGGCGTGCCCTTCCTCCTTTCGCCGGGGACGACAACCCCATCCTGCTAACTGTCTGGCATGGTCCCGCACACGGCGTGTGCGTGTTCCAAAAGCAATCATAA